In Candidatus Equadaptatus faecalis, one genomic interval encodes:
- a CDS encoding polymer-forming cytoskeletal protein codes for MSAKENFGKAAYELFGIGSGETAEQEKQGKKAGENIETAEMAAKQPVRTEKPVEAKAAQPAVHETGSNCTIKTTGDIEIIGSCDGDIIAGGRITLHGSHTGSISAQTIELLDCTINGDVSIEQKLIIGENAAINGSVYARELDCAGTVNGDAAVNGRVSLRSTADIRGNVRAVAMNMEEGAQIEGGFEIRRNLFSE; via the coding sequence ATGAGCGCGAAAGAAAACTTTGGCAAGGCAGCATACGAACTTTTTGGAATAGGCAGCGGCGAAACGGCAGAACAGGAAAAACAGGGAAAAAAAGCCGGTGAAAACATCGAAACGGCAGAAATGGCGGCAAAACAGCCGGTAAGAACAGAAAAACCTGTTGAAGCCAAAGCGGCACAGCCTGCGGTACACGAGACAGGCTCAAACTGCACGATAAAAACAACCGGTGACATAGAAATCATCGGCAGCTGCGACGGTGACATTATAGCCGGAGGCAGAATAACGCTTCACGGCAGCCACACCGGCAGCATTAGTGCTCAGACAATAGAACTTCTTGACTGCACAATAAACGGAGACGTCAGCATAGAACAAAAACTGATAATTGGCGAGAACGCGGCAATCAACGGCAGCGTCTATGCCAGAGAACTTGACTGTGCAGGAACGGTCAACGGAGATGCCGCAGTCAACGGGCGCGTCAGTCTCAGAAGCACGGCAGACATACGCGGCAACGTCCGCGCTGTGGCAATGAACATGGAAGAAGGAGCGCAAATCGAAGGCGGATTTGAAATCAGACGAAACCTGTTCAGCGAATAA